The region CATGCTGTACTTTTCCGCTTTTGTGTATGGTGCGTATGTGCATTTTTGTACCGCAATCTTTGCAATACATCAGTCCCGATAGTGCGTGGATTTCTCCGTCTCCGTTTGGTCTTTTTACAGGTGCGTTTTTTAATATCCTTTGTACATTTTCAAAGGTAATTCTATCTATGATTGGTTCGTGTACATCAGGGATTATTTGCCACTTGTCTTTATCTACATAATGGTTTCTCTTATCTTTATAATGCTTTTCAGTTTTGAAGTTGACTACATCGCCACAATACTCCTGCCTTTTCAGTATGCGTGTTAGGGTTGCTTTGTTCCAGTTATAGCGGTTTTCTTCATTCAGCTTTTTATTTTTCGCTGTTCCTCTGTCTTGCTGTTTTATATAAAAGGTTGGGGTTAGTATTTCTTTTTCTTTCAAGTAAACGGCTATCTGATTGCGGTTTTTCCCCTCCATAAAGAGCGTAAAAATGAGTTTTACGACTTTGGCAGCTTCTTTATCGACGATCCAATAATCTTTGTTGTTTAAGTCTTTTATATAGCCGTATGGAGCTTCTGTTGCAACGGGCTTTCCGTTTGCTCCTTTGGTCTTAATGCCTGTTGTTACTTTCTTGCTGATGTCCCTTGCATACCACTCGGACATAATATTGATAAAGGGGGCAAATTCCAATGTGTTTTGGTCTTGGCTGTCGATACCGTTGTTGATGGCAATAAAGCGTACATTATTTCGTCTGAATATCTCCATAGCGTTTCCTACTTGAAGATAATCTCGTCCCCACCTTGTCATATCTTTCATAATGACAATGCCGATTTTTCCGCTTTCTACATCGCTTATCATCTGTGTATAGGCGGAGCGGTCAAAGAACCTACCGCTTTCATCATCGTCGATATAGTGGCGAATATTCATCAGCTTATGCTGTCTTGCATATCGCTCTAAAAATGCCTTTTGATTTACGATACTATTGCTTTCGCCACCGTCCCTGTCCTCATCACCAACTGAAAGGCGGGAGTATAGTGCTGTGATTTTATTTGTGTATTCTATCATGGCGTTATCCTCCTTTTTTGTGTCTATATATCACTCCTTTACAGTTAATATTATGCAACCCATCTTGCTGAACCATATTCTGTGCCTTGTCTGAACTTCTTTGCGTTTTTGCCTTTGGTATAGATAATAAATTTAATCACTACTACAAATAATATTCCTAAAGATATATCTATTATATCAAAGCTAGGAACAAAACTCATCTCATTTATATCAAGTATAGCTTGAAATACTCTATCAAAAACATCCCCACCATAATATCTATTCACAAGGCTTGTAAAGATATTTCCTAAATAAAAAAATACAAGATAAGGAGCATTTTGCTTTAGAAATGTCTTTTTATCTCGTATTTTAACTAAGTTTTTTATATCTTTTATGATTTCACTTACTATCTTCACATATTACCTCCAACTACAAACTCTGTTCCTTTTGCTTGTTTTTAATCTTATCTTTATCATCAAACATAGCTTTTGATTTTTCTTGAAACTCTTTAATTTTCTTGATTGTCGATTCTTTTCTATCATATTTTTTCTCAGCATTTTCAACTGCTTTTGTCAGTGCTTTTTCCATAACTTTTGTATCTTTCGCTTGATAAAATACTGAGTATTCACCAGTTTCCTTATCTTTCATGATAGAAAAATTGACACCATAACGATTTAATAACTTTTTCAGTTCTTTTAGTTCTCCTTTAGGAAGACTTAAATGTTCTAGCTGACCCTTCTTTACCATCTGGTTTAATGGTTTAGCATTTGATTTAAACTTATCATCAATGAATTTATCTAGTTTTTGCTGTTTTTCATTTGCCTTACTAATAATTAACTTGATTGCTTTGATTACTTCTCTAGCTGTTGCTTTTGCAATTCTTGTCTCAATGGTTATGAGTTTATTTGCTATTTCTTCATTTATCACGTTATCCCTCCTTTACCAATGTTTTGGGTCGTAATTCACTTTATTTGTGTAATACGAATCAATGGTGCTAGGTGTGTTAAAAGCTGAGGTTAGAATAAATGCCCTTATATTTCTAACTTCTTGGTCATGGTCTTTTAACACAAATATTAGATGTTCCAAATGAGAATGTTCAAGTTCTAAAAATCTCTCTTTAATCACACTTGCCCTCATATTCATTTGATTAACCTTAACAATTTCATCGTCATCTAATACCAATACATCAGCAAGCACCTTTAAAATTTGATCAATATCTTCTGCTCTAAATGTATTCCCAACTTCTAGATGATCGTAATATCCAGTATTTTGTCTTAATATTTCTAAATAATCTTTGTAGCTTTTTTTATGTTGTCCATCCATCCGTCCATCTTTCCATTTACTAGATAATATACTTTGTTCATAGCTATTATTTTTCTGTGTTAGTTGCTCAGAGGGAATGATGGAAGGATTTGTAGAAATATCTGTAGTAATATCTGTAGAATTCTTTGTAGTAATCTCTGGTAATGGTTGGGGCAAATTGCCCTCTTGCATTAGGTCATTTTGCATAAATGCATTGGTGCAATCTGCACTTTTGCATTGGGTCATTTTGAACTGTTCCATTGGGTCATTTTGACCTAATGCATTGGTTACTTGTTCATAACCTACTGAGTTATCCACATTTTCATGTAATGCTTGTATCTCTTTTTCTTTTTTCTTTTCTTCTATTTCTTGATACAACTTTAATAATTTCTCATTATTTATTGTGTACCATTTTGTTTTATCTCTTGGATATTTATTAAAATTGCCAGTAATTAAATAACCTTGCTTTTCAAGTTTTGCAAAAGTTCTTTTTACTGTTTCTACACTCATGTAGTCAAAGTCATTTTCTTGCCAACTACGAATGGAATTGTAAGTCCAGTACCTACCTTCATAAAAGTTATTTCCAGTCTTTTTATTTATTTCTATCCAATAATTGATTTGTTGTAGTATTAGTGCTTCGTTTAATCCAATCTCTCTAGCAAGTGTTTTATTCGCTATTATTGGATGTTCATCAAATAAATACATACTCATTATTTACCTCCTCTTTACAAAGAAAAAGACAAGTAGTCTTTCTCTACTTGTCTTTCGTTAATTTATACTTGGTTTTAATAATCTTATTTAAGATTACTTTATATTTTTACTATACTAATTCACTTTTTATTTCCTCAAATGTTCCTCTAACAGATGAACCACTATTTTCATATTTTTCTAATAACTTAACTAGTAATTCATCATCTGATGGAATTTCTGGAATCCATAACATATAATCATCTTCCCCATATTTAAAAACCATGTTTACTAATTCCATTTATAACCTCCTATTGAATAGCTTTAATTTTATTAATCATTTTATTTTTTAGAATTCTGTATAAACTATTTTTTCTTATCCTCTAATTTTTTCAAATTTCCTTGATTTAATCTTTCTAAAGATACCATTTGATTTCTAGCAAGTTTTCTAAGTTCTATCAT is a window of Streptobacillus felis DNA encoding:
- a CDS encoding PcfB family protein, whose amino-acid sequence is MINEEIANKLITIETRIAKATAREVIKAIKLIISKANEKQQKLDKFIDDKFKSNAKPLNQMVKKGQLEHLSLPKGELKELKKLLNRYGVNFSIMKDKETGEYSVFYQAKDTKVMEKALTKAVENAEKKYDRKESTIKKIKEFQEKSKAMFDDKDKIKNKQKEQSL
- a CDS encoding recombinase family protein, giving the protein MIEYTNKITALYSRLSVGDEDRDGGESNSIVNQKAFLERYARQHKLMNIRHYIDDDESGRFFDRSAYTQMISDVESGKIGIVIMKDMTRWGRDYLQVGNAMEIFRRNNVRFIAINNGIDSQDQNTLEFAPFINIMSEWYARDISKKVTTGIKTKGANGKPVATEAPYGYIKDLNNKDYWIVDKEAAKVVKLIFTLFMEGKNRNQIAVYLKEKEILTPTFYIKQQDRGTAKNKKLNEENRYNWNKATLTRILKRQEYCGDVVNFKTEKHYKDKRNHYVDKDKWQIIPDVHEPIIDRITFENVQRILKNAPVKRPNGDGEIHALSGLMYCKDCGTKMHIRTIHKSGKVQHVTYCSEYAKGKAKHPKCNSPHRIDVDDVMENLTEVLRKIAQYSLENKEEFEVLVKSSLAKEQTEEVVKQKKHIPQITDRMEQIERVMNKLYEDNALGNIERERYELLSRKYAEEYYTLKAEQEKIEEHLSEFENANQRAKNFIRLAESYSDFEELTPTAINEFISKIVVHERDVKRAKYAVQRIEVYFNYIGKFENELTKQIEPTEQEMIQMREEIEEAKKEKSRAYRREYYKEYRAKNIEKYREYEKVKAREYRAKKKLQATT
- a CDS encoding DUF6017 domain-containing protein, with protein sequence MSMYLFDEHPIIANKTLAREIGLNEALILQQINYWIEINKKTGNNFYEGRYWTYNSIRSWQENDFDYMSVETVKRTFAKLEKQGYLITGNFNKYPRDKTKWYTINNEKLLKLYQEIEEKKKEKEIQALHENVDNSVGYEQVTNALGQNDPMEQFKMTQCKSADCTNAFMQNDLMQEGNLPQPLPEITTKNSTDITTDISTNPSIIPSEQLTQKNNSYEQSILSSKWKDGRMDGQHKKSYKDYLEILRQNTGYYDHLEVGNTFRAEDIDQILKVLADVLVLDDDEIVKVNQMNMRASVIKERFLELEHSHLEHLIFVLKDHDQEVRNIRAFILTSAFNTPSTIDSYYTNKVNYDPKHW